ATGATTCAGTATTTACAACCTCTAATCCTGTTTTTTCTGTAACTTCAACAGTGGCATTGCATTCATCTTGTTTGAGAGCCATGTAAATTGGTTTTTTATCTTCTTTATCTTCTTTATCTAATTCATTATTTGATTCAGCATCTACCTTATATTGATCCATTACTAGTGTTAGTGCCTCAATCTCAACAGAAAAATTCTCATTTGCTTTTGCCCCAAGTGGGATTAGAAGAAATGGAAATAAAATTAATATTATCAATTTTTTCATTTCTATAAAATGTGTTTATTTTTTTTATAACGTGGATTGTTGGCTAAAGAAAGGGGCATTAGCTTTATAAATTTTTAACTATCTACTATTTCTTAATAAAATAGATAAGATCTTTAAATTAATTGAAAAAAAAACTAAACGAGACTTTTAAGTATAAATTGCTATATCTAAATAAAAATTTAATTTACTTCAGTAAGATTTTTATGGGATTTTATTTCGATTATTTCTTCTTCAGAAACAATTGCCCATTTTCTAAATGACTTTTTACAAGGATATCCGCCTGTTAGGTCTCCAAATGCAGGCAAAAATAGTGTATTTTTATTCTTATCCATTGCAAAACAACTAAAAGATAATTTATCTCCTTTGTTTTTTAAGTAGAGTTTTGGATGATAATGTCCACAAATATTCAAGATTTTATTGTCTGCAAAATTAACTGGCTCATGGCTGAAAATAATATTTTTTGTTTTTCTAATATCGAAAATTTTTATATTCTTAATATCACAACCTACATCATGATTCCCAAGGACAAGTTCAACATTTGTTTTTAGTAGTTCAGGAAGATCCTCAACTTTTTTTTTAAGAGTTTTGTCTATTGAATATTTGCTGTGGAATAAATCTCCTAATATTATTAACTTTTCCGGACTATATTTTTTAACTATCTTTTTTATTCTTTCTAAATTGTTTTTGTCTGAATTATTAGTAAGAGGTATACCATTTTGCTGAAAATACTCAGCTTTCCCAAGATGAATATCACATATTAACAACTCTTTTGTTTCTGGTAGAAATAACGTTCTTGAAGGAAGCATCTCTAATAATGTATCTTCCCAAATAAATTTATAAGAACTTTTTTTCATTTAATCACTATATTTTTTTATAAGTTTTTCTACTCTTTTTTCTATTGGTTCATTGCTTAAAGTATTTTTAAGTCTTTCAACTAATAAAGGGAAAGCAAAAGGAGTTGGAGTTTTTATCTTGTTAAATAGCATTTTAAAATTTTTTAATCTTTCTAATGATCTAGATATTCTTTTATTTTCTAATTGATATTCTTTAACTTCTTGATGCGATTGTTTTATCAAAAGATGGCCTTCTTCATATTTAGTAAAGACATCGTAAAAAAGACTTGAACTTATTTGAAGTTGAGAGGAAGTTTTTGTTTTGGTTGGGTTATTTTGATTTACAAGCCCACTTATTTGGGCAATATTTTTAAATCTTCGTTTTGTTAATTCTGAAAAATTAATTGCATTTTCTAGATCTTCTTCTAATTTTTTGTTATCCAAAAAATAATCAGCTTCTTTTTTTATTATGGAAAAGTCATAATCGTCTACGGTAGTTAAGCTAAATCCAAAATCATTAGCGGTAATACTAAATGTAGATTGTTTTAATTTTGCCAATCTTAAAGCCCATAGAAATGCAATTCCTTCATTTACAAATTTGCCATCAAGTGTAAAAACAAAAAGATTTGATAAATCCTTAGTTTTATATATTTCTATAAGGAATTCATCTTTCTTTGGAATATTTGAAAGAACTCTTTGTTTCTTCAATATTGGGCGTAATGAATTTAGTTCAGGATTTAAGTAATCATAATTTTCTAATTCACTGCATATATCTATTTCTTTTCTCAAACTTTCACAAAGTAGATCAGAAATTGCCATTTGACCTCCAACCCATGCAGGAATTAGAGAACTTTTTTTTGTTGATTTTTTAACGTATAAAATCATATCTCTGATTCTTACAAATTCAAGCATCTTACCTGCGAAGTAAAAGGTATCTCCAGGATTTAATTTTGAAGCAAAATTCTCCTCTAAATTACCTAAGGATTTACCTTTCATATATTTAACATTCACAAATTTGTCACTTGTAATTGTCCCAATATTGAACTTATGCATTCTTATTATAGATTTGTCTTTTACAAAATATTTAAAGTTTTCATCATTATTTTGTGATTCTTGTTTAATTATCTTTTTATATTTTGGGTATGCTTTAAGGCATTTTCCTCCATACTCTAAAAAGTCAAGACACCAATTCCAATCTTGATCTTTTAAGTTTCTATAACTCCAGCAACTTTTAATTCTTTCTTTCTCAATTTTCGGATCGAAGCCATTTCCGCATGCCAAACTTATTAGATGTTGTAAAAGCACATCATAAGATAATTCAGGAAGTCTAATTTCTTCAGATATACCACTTTTTATTATTCTTCTCATTGCACTAATCTCTAATAACTCCAAAGAATTAGTAGGCATAAAAATTATTTTAGATTTACCACCTGGTCTATGAGCACTTCTTCCAGCTCTTTGGATAAGTCTAGCTAAATTCTTTGCGCTACCAATTTGAACTATTTGATCTACAGGTTGGAAGTCAACCCCCAAATCTAATGAGCTTGTGCAGACCACCCATTTTATTAATCCGTCTTTAACCCCTTCTTCAACTCTTTTTCTATCTTCTTTATCCAGAGAGCCATGATGAAGTGCGATTTTATCTTCCATCTCTGGGAGATAAAATTTAAGACATTGATACCATCTTTCAGATTGATTTCTTGTATTGGTGAATAGTAAGGTGCTTTTATTTTTATCTAGGTTTTTTAAAAGTGAAGAATGACTTCTAATTCCAAGATGCCCACTCCATGGAAAGGTCGTTTCCTCCTTAGGTAAAACACTTATAATTTCGATCTCTTTTTGAATATTTGTACTTATTATTTTGGGCTTAATAGCGCTCATACCAACTATTGCTTTTGCCGCTTCTTCAATATTTCCTATAGTTGCAGACATTGCCCAAATTTGTAAATTTTTTATATTACCCCTGAGCCAACTTAAAGATAATTCGACCTGGTTACCTCTTTTACTACCCATCAATTCATGCCATTCATCAATAATTATTGATGACAACTCCTTAAATAAATTATTAGATTCTTTATTAGAAAGTAAAAGAGATAAAGACTCTGGAGTCGTTATAAGGATATTAGGTGGTTTAGCTAATTGCTTTTTCTTTTCATATGAGGTGGTATCCCCATTCCTGATTTCTACAGTAATTTCTTTATTAAAATGTAAAGCTGCTAATTGTATGGAATTTTTTAAATCTCTAGTTAGTGCTTTTAAAGGCGTAATTAATAATATATTCACACTTTTATTATTTTTGGGATCTTCTATCTGTGATAGAGGCCCCATTAATGCAGCATAAGTTTTGCCGCATCCAGTAGGAACTTGTATTATTCCATTCTCTCCATTTAAAAATGCTTCCCAAGATTCGATCTGGTAGGGTAATGGCTTCCATCCATTTGTGAAGAAAAACTGTTTAATTTTAGAAATTAAATTATTTTGCTTAATATTTTGCTTAAAATTTTTCATGTTATTTTTTCATCAGTTCATAAGCATTCTCTAGGCTATCTGCATCATTAATTTTTTTATCTTTTCTCCATTTTGTTATTCTTGGAAATCTTACTGCTATGCCTGATTTATGACGCTTTGATATTTGTATTTTCTCAAAAGATATTTCGAATACCATTTCTGGTTTTAAAGATCGAACAGGACCAAATTTTTCTATTGTATTTTTCCTTATCCATTTATCTAGTTCTTTAATCTCAATATTCGTTAAACCAGAATATGCACTTGCAAATTTAATTAATTCCTGGTCTTTCCATAATGCAAAACTATAATCTGTATACAGACCAGCTCTTCTACCGCTACCGCCCTTAGCATAAATTAGAACAGCATCAAGCTGCATAGGATCAACTTTATATTTCCACCAAATACCTTTTTTTCTACCAGAAGCATATATAGAAGTCTTTTTCTTAATTATTAATCCTTCAGTATTATTTTCTCGAGATTTTTCTTTATAAGTTAAGGCATCAGGCCAATCTTTAGGATAAATTAAATCAGATATTTTGAAAATATCCGAGATATTATTCTCAGTTTTATTTTGCCATTTTGAAAAATATTTTTCTAACTCAATTCTTCTATTTTCTAATTTAATTTCTCTTATATCTCTTCCATTAATCTCCAAAAGATCATAAGCAATAAAAATAATTGGATATTTTATTTGGATTGATCTAGTAGGAGATTTTCTATTTATTCTTTTTTGAAGTGAAGAAAAATCAAAGGCAATTTGTTCTTTAAAATTCCAAACTAATAATTCCCCATCAAGAACAAAATCGTCTTTTATATGCGTCATTTTCTCTACTAATTCTGGGAAAGATTCATTTACTAATTCTTGCCCTCTTGTCCACAACGAAACATTGCCTGATCTTTTAATTAATTGCATCCTAATACCGTCGTATTTCCATTCAAATTGAAAATTATTTATTGAATGTTTGAGGATTTTATCTTCAATGGTATTTGCTAGGAGAAATGGAAATGGTTTGGAATTTAACTCTTGAAGATTGATATTCTTGTTAATTAAAAATTCATATGAATCAATTGAAGGATCGAAATTCCCCATCAACCTATGAGAAATAATCTCTTCATCCAAATTAATTAGTTTTGATATTGATTTTGTGATTAATCCGATTGAGACTCCTACTCTAAAGGTTCCTGTAAGTATTTTATTGAAAATTAGATGGTTATCTTCAGGCAATGTTTCCCAAAGATTTTTAATTTCTAAATTCTTTTCCTCCTCATTAAGTTTTGATAAATCAGGAATTGTTTTGCTTAGTAATTCATTGAGACTTATATTTGATAATTTCTTTTTTCTTGAGGTACTTTTATTTTTAAGTAATAACGTTATTACTTCAGCAGAATCACCAACTTTTAAATAACATGTATCAATTAACCATTCGGGATATTCATATATTTGAGAAAAAAGATTTTTTAAATATCTTCCACTAATAAATCTCTTATTATTTTTCCCAGTAAGTAAATATATTGCCCATGAATTATCTATTGGATCATTAGATAAAAAATAATTCTTTAAAACTTCAATTTTATTATTTGTACTGTTACTTGAATCTAAATCTACAAATAATTCTGAAAAATTTTTTAAGCTCATATTTATTTACTGAAGGAAAGAACATTTATTGATTCCTTTTCAATTAAATATTTACTTAAGGCTTCAAAATCGCCATGATGAAAAAATACATTTTTTGCTTCAGACTTTTTTACTACTTCCAGAATTCCATCCCAATCGGCATGATCTGAAATTGCGAATCCTTTGTCATATCCAGATCTTTTTCTTAGGGCTCTTATTGACATCCATCCACTCGCAAAAGCTGTTTGAATATTTTTGAAATTTTTTAGATAGGAGCCTTTACTTAAAGATGGCGGTAATAATATTAAACTTCCTTTAAGTTGATCAATCTTTTTTTTATTTTCGATTTTTATAGTATCTATAATATCTATTCCTAGATTTTTATAACTATTGTTTATTTTATGAATACTACCATGAGAATAAATATCACCTCTAAAATTTGTTTGACTAATTTCGTTTAACAATCTCTGAGCTTTTCCAAGTGAATAGCAGAAAAGTAAAGAAGTTTTTTCAGGTGAATTTGTTATCCATTTTGAAATATCATTCGCTATTTTTTTTGTTTCATCCCACTTAAAGATTGGTAACCCAAAAGTACACTCGCTTATTAAATAATCAGTTTTTACTATTTCATATTGTTTGCAAGTCTCATCTTTTTGAAGCTTAAAGTCACCTGAAATTAGCCATTTTTCTTCAGCAAAAATAAATCTTATTTGACTAGATCCAAGGATATGACCAGAAGGATGAAAAGAAATACTGATCCCATTTATCTTAAATTCTTCTCCATAATCAAAAGCCTTAATTTTTATGTTATTTCCAACTCTTTCTTTAAGAAGTATCGCAGTCTCCGTAGTAGAAATATATTCTTCACAGCCAAATGTAAAATGATCAAAATGAGCATGGGTTATTAATGCTCTTTTTACTGGCTTACTTGGATCAATCCAAGTATCAGCAAGTTCACAATAAAGATTCTCATCTTTGTGTCTAATTAAATCTTCTCGGTTAGTTCTCAAAACCCCATCTCTTACAATGAAGACAATTTAGCTAATTATGTCCATGCTTGTTTTGACAAAGCTATGGCAGAAATTGTTATTAAAGCAATAACTACAACTTTGTTGCTCCAATTGATCATGAATGAGCTAATGCTGTCAAAAGAAAATCTACTAGAAGGCAAAATCTTTTGCCCATTTATTATGTGATCTTTTTCATTATTTTCTAAGTAATTTAAACCTTTAATCTTATTTATTAACTTAGATTCGCAAGTTGATAGTTGTTCTACTTGATTTAATAAATCAATATCTTCTGGTCTTAATAAAGTATTTAATTCTTTAATTTGTATCTCGTTGTTTTTTATAAATTCATTAATAATCCTATCCGTATTAAAACCATTCTTTATTTTTAAAAGAATATCATCTCTTTCCCAGGATTTTTCAAGAGAATTTAAAATTTTTTTTATGCTCATTTTAAGTATTTTTACTTATGATAAATTATTATTTTTTTATTCTGTGGCTTATTACTTTAAGTAAGTAGAAAAAATTATTTTTATTTAAGATTTGCGAATAAGTCTATTTGCAAAATATTTTACCTTTAACTTTTCTTCAATTTTTTTAGATCTGCTTTTGCTTTTAACTTTATTTAAATTGATCACTTCATCTGAAACATTTTTGCCAGTTTCAAAATAACTTTTAATTCTTTCTAATTCTTGTTTATTTAATCTTTTTGTAGCACCTTTTGCGTTGATTCCAAGTTTCTTGCAGGCTAATAATATTCTGTTACTTTCGACATTAAGGTCTTTGGCAATAGTAAAAATTGGAGTGTTGATAGACATTATTTCCTTATCTATGGAAGTTATTATTAATAATATATTTATAAATTAGAAATAAAAAATATTTTAACTATTATTAATTTCATGATTTTTTGTTTAATTAGGCTACTTCATCTTCGAAATTATTTAAATCATTAAACTTCTTCTTCATGGTTGGGTTATTTCTAGTTAATTTCTTTACTGTTAAATCTTGCGATTTGCTGTCAGCAGATAAAAGATGTTTTTTTGAGAGAATTAAAGCCTCCTTAGTTTTTTGCAAATGGGTTATAGATTTATCAATTTCTGTAATTGCATCATTAAATCTATCTTGGGCAAGTGAAACATTTTTACCAACTGCATTCTTAAATTGCTCAAGAGTACTTTCAAAATTAGTTATGTCATAATTCTCGCGTTTCATTAAATCAATTTGTGATTTGTATTTTAAGGTTTCCATAGATGCATTTCTTAGCAGAGAAATAATCGGCAAGAAAAATTGAGGTCTAATAACATACATCTTTGGGAATCTATGTGAAACATCTACTATTCCTGAATTATATAGTTCACTATCTGGTTCTAAAAGCGAAACGAGTACTGCATACTCACAAGATTTTTGTCTTCTATCTTTATCCAACTCTTTAAAGAAGTCTTCGTTCTTTCTTTTATTAGTTCCATTTAAACTTTCGTTCTTCATCTCAAACATTATAGATACTATTTCAATATTAGTATTATCAAATTCTCTAAATATATAGTCACCTTTACTTCCAGAAGTGACATCATTATCCTTTTCAAAATAGGAGTTTTTAAAAGCTGTGGCCCTGTTAAGATTAAATTGGGTTTCACAATGGATTTCTAAGGTTTCGCCTACCATTTTTGTTGACAATCTTGATTTCATCTCTCTAAGCTCTTGAATAGTAAGATCTCTTTCACTAATTTTGTTTTTAAACTTTTCTTCAATTAATTTTTCATTTATTGATTGTTCAAGCTTCATCTTTTCAATGGAACTTGTTAAAAATGAGTTTTCTTTCTCTAAATTAGTAACGGCTTCATTGACTTTATTTTTTAAAGATAATTCTGAAATTAAAGACTGGTTTTTGATTTGCTCTTTTAATTTATTTAATTCATGATTTAATGAATTAATTTTATTTGTTGCTTGATTTCTTAAGTCGTTAATAGCATTTGATTTCTTTTCCTCTGCAATATTTAATTTAGATTCAAGTGCTTGTATCTCATTTTCTTTAATCTGGTTTTGCTCTATTAACTTAATTTTTAATTCACGCTTTAAAATTTCTAAAGCTTTTTTATTATCTTCTTCGGCTAGTATAAGTCTTTCTTTAATTTGCTTATTAAATTCTTCGTCTTTTATTTGAATAAGTATTTCTTCAAAGCTACTTGGATCAATTCGGAAAGTTTCTCCGCATGATGGACATTTAATTTCTTTCATTTTTTAATTGCAAAATTAATATTAGAAAGGATTTCATATTCGATTTAAGTAAAAAGAATATTATTCTTGACTAAGAATAAACAATGATTCTATGTTATGCACAAAAAAATAAAATAAATGCTAAATAGAAGTTATATTAATCCAGATTCTTTAAGAATATTAATTTTATTTGCTAATTCAATATCTGCAGAGGATATTGAACGATCTAATTTCTTATGAGAAGAGACTGTATAACCACTATCATCAACAAATTCATCTTCAGCTTCCTTTAAATGGATATTCTCATTTTGAACCTCTTTGTAATCGCCTGATTTGTATAAATTTGATTTGCTTATATTGCTATAACCAAAATTTGCAATTCCTCTGGCATCTAAAGCTTCCTCTACTAAAATTCCAACAACTTTAGATCTACTAATAGATTCGCTTTTGGATATCTCATCAATAATTTCTAGGACCCTTTTTCGCGGAAGATATCCTATTCTTTTAACTTTATTTTCCATATGATATTATGTATGCCGTTATTGTAACACTTTTGTCAAATGTTATCAGAATTTGATTGAAAGTTTTTGTTTATAAAGTTAATAAAATATAATTTCAAGAACTTTAAAAATCTTTTTCTTAAGTAGTTATTTTATTTTAAAATAAAATATCTAATAGCTATTTAATATTAGATAAAAATTTTAAAGTCTTTTTAATTCAAATTTAGAGATCTTATGAAAGATAAACTTTATGACAATGCTGATAGCTTTGCGATGTCATTTGACGATGAATGGAAAAAAATTGAATGTGATGATTTACGATTAAAAATTGATAAGGTATTAAAAGCTTTATCGGAACACCCTTTTTGGGTTTCTAATCCAGAAAATGCTAAAAATATGGCAGAATTTAGGGTATTTTCATTAAAAAAATTTAAATAATTATACGATTTTATTAATTAATTATTTGAATTTACTTTTCAATGCTTCAGATTACATATTTGGTGGATTAAAAAATCCTTTACTATACAAAAATATTGTTATACCAATTATTGGTCCTATTCCAAATACAAAAAGTATTAATTTTGCAGAATTTTTAGTTTGACCTAATTCTTGATTTTTTTTATTTAAATTAGGGTTGATTTTTTTTGATTTTTTCTTTTTCATGAAAAAATAATACTACTTAGAAACTTTAATATATTTTTGAGTTGTTATGGGAACTTTAATAATTTCTTTTTTAGTCAAATTCATTAAGAAATAAAAAAACTTAATACTGTATAATGTAATGAATGAAAAGCAAATATGAGTGCAACCAAAAGAGAGGAAGTAAGTTCTCACCTTAGATATATAAGGTTAGAGCTAAGAGAAATGCATCAGATGCTTATTAAAGAAGATTTGTTGCCAGATCTTAGTGAAGCTAAGGAAGTACATGCACAGTTAGATGCATTACTTGATTTATTATCAGATAAAAATGTTAAGAAAATAAATAGCCAATTTGGGAACTTTTGAATCAATAAAATAAATTATAAATAATTAGTAGCAGATTCTATTTCTTTGCGATTATCATGCATCTGCTCTAATTTATTATAGATTTCTTTAATTTGCATTTGTATTAAATCAGTAGAATTTATATTGCTTAAAGCATCCATTGCTAATAAAAGGCTTTCTTTAGCTTCTATTAAATGTCTACATTCTTTGCTACCTGCTTCGTATGACATGATAATTAAAAATTTTATTATCACAAATATACAAAAATTTGTTCCGTATTGCTTGATACCCTTATCAAATAAAGGCTAATTAATGTTAAATACAATACAGAATGCAGAATTATTTTTAATAAAATTAAAAAAAAAACTAATGCAAGAAAATTTTAAAAATCATGAATTCTGTATCAAAGAAGCTTTAGATAACGCAAAAAAAAGAATTAATTTACTAGATAATTCCAATAAAAAGTGCGTTTTAGAGGAATACAAGGAATGGATTAATGACGGTTTAAGTAATCATAAAGTTTTATTACTTAGAGAAGACCCAATTATCTAAAATTGATTAAAGAACTATTTTTAATTTTTACTATTTGAGGTAAATTTAAACAAGAGATAAAGACTTACAAGAAATATTATTATTAGAGAAATGGTTAAAAAGGATAAATTATACATGATATCTTCAAGATAAATTTCACTATAATGTTTTCATTATAGTTCTCATTAAATTCATTTTTCTTTAAAAAGTGAAAAAATAAAGTTCTTTAAACATTCTTTTTCTAAAAAGATTTTTTTATACTTATAGTTATTTAATTTCTTGTAAATTAAATCGACAAGATACTCTGATTTTAGATTCATTATACGAAGTTATTTTTCTAATAAATAAGTTTTTTCTTCACCAATTTTGTCAGGCTTCGTTATTTTACAACCTTTATCTTTTTCTAAATCACAATCTTTTGATGCAGGAACAGATTTCCAAGTACAAATTTTTTCTTGAGAATCTTCTTTTAAGATAATCCATCCATCATCTAAGTATTCTGATATCCCATCTTCTCCACAGGAAAATTTTAATTCCATTCTTTTTTTTTCTGAATTAACATTCTCATTAATATTTTCTTCAGAATTAATTATGGGATATTCGTTATTGATTGATGTTCTGCAGGAACTTAGAAAAATTGTGATTAAAAATATTTTATAAAATTGTTTTATTCTTTTCATTTTTTTTTTTTTTATTCCAAGTATTTAAAGTATAGTTTATTTTGATTCTATTAATTTTAATAGTTGATCCATTTTATTCATTAATTCTTTTACATCATCTGGCTGGGGTAATATTAATTCTTCCGTAACTTCTAAATGCATTTTCTTTAAGTTT
The Prochlorococcus marinus XMU1411 genome window above contains:
- a CDS encoding ligase-associated DNA damage response exonuclease; the encoded protein is MRTNREDLIRHKDENLYCELADTWIDPSKPVKRALITHAHFDHFTFGCEEYISTTETAILLKERVGNNIKIKAFDYGEEFKINGISISFHPSGHILGSSQIRFIFAEEKWLISGDFKLQKDETCKQYEIVKTDYLISECTFGLPIFKWDETKKIANDISKWITNSPEKTSLLFCYSLGKAQRLLNEISQTNFRGDIYSHGSIHKINNSYKNLGIDIIDTIKIENKKKIDQLKGSLILLPPSLSKGSYLKNFKNIQTAFASGWMSIRALRKRSGYDKGFAISDHADWDGILEVVKKSEAKNVFFHHGDFEALSKYLIEKESINVLSFSK
- a CDS encoding DUF2130 domain-containing protein codes for the protein MKEIKCPSCGETFRIDPSSFEEILIQIKDEEFNKQIKERLILAEEDNKKALEILKRELKIKLIEQNQIKENEIQALESKLNIAEEKKSNAINDLRNQATNKINSLNHELNKLKEQIKNQSLISELSLKNKVNEAVTNLEKENSFLTSSIEKMKLEQSINEKLIEEKFKNKISERDLTIQELREMKSRLSTKMVGETLEIHCETQFNLNRATAFKNSYFEKDNDVTSGSKGDYIFREFDNTNIEIVSIMFEMKNESLNGTNKRKNEDFFKELDKDRRQKSCEYAVLVSLLEPDSELYNSGIVDVSHRFPKMYVIRPQFFLPIISLLRNASMETLKYKSQIDLMKRENYDITNFESTLEQFKNAVGKNVSLAQDRFNDAITEIDKSITHLQKTKEALILSKKHLLSADSKSQDLTVKKLTRNNPTMKKKFNDLNNFEDEVA
- a CDS encoding translation initiation factor IF-2 N-terminal domain-containing protein; translated protein: MSINTPIFTIAKDLNVESNRILLACKKLGINAKGATKRLNKQELERIKSYFETGKNVSDEVINLNKVKSKSRSKKIEEKLKVKYFANRLIRKS
- a CDS encoding alpha-2-macroglobulin gives rise to the protein MKRIKQFYKIFLITIFLSSCRTSINNEYPIINSEENINENVNSEKKRMELKFSCGEDGISEYLDDGWIILKEDSQEKICTWKSVPASKDCDLEKDKGCKITKPDKIGEEKTYLLEK
- the pdeM gene encoding ligase-associated DNA damage response endonuclease PdeM, whose amino-acid sequence is MKKSSYKFIWEDTLLEMLPSRTLFLPETKELLICDIHLGKAEYFQQNGIPLTNNSDKNNLERIKKIVKKYSPEKLIILGDLFHSKYSIDKTLKKKVEDLPELLKTNVELVLGNHDVGCDIKNIKIFDIRKTKNIIFSHEPVNFADNKILNICGHYHPKLYLKNKGDKLSFSCFAMDKNKNTLFLPAFGDLTGGYPCKKSFRKWAIVSEEEIIEIKSHKNLTEVN
- a CDS encoding ligase-associated DNA damage response DEXH box helicase codes for the protein MKNFKQNIKQNNLISKIKQFFFTNGWKPLPYQIESWEAFLNGENGIIQVPTGCGKTYAALMGPLSQIEDPKNNKSVNILLITPLKALTRDLKNSIQLAALHFNKEITVEIRNGDTTSYEKKKQLAKPPNILITTPESLSLLLSNKESNNLFKELSSIIIDEWHELMGSKRGNQVELSLSWLRGNIKNLQIWAMSATIGNIEEAAKAIVGMSAIKPKIISTNIQKEIEIISVLPKEETTFPWSGHLGIRSHSSLLKNLDKNKSTLLFTNTRNQSERWYQCLKFYLPEMEDKIALHHGSLDKEDRKRVEEGVKDGLIKWVVCTSSLDLGVDFQPVDQIVQIGSAKNLARLIQRAGRSAHRPGGKSKIIFMPTNSLELLEISAMRRIIKSGISEEIRLPELSYDVLLQHLISLACGNGFDPKIEKERIKSCWSYRNLKDQDWNWCLDFLEYGGKCLKAYPKYKKIIKQESQNNDENFKYFVKDKSIIRMHKFNIGTITSDKFVNVKYMKGKSLGNLEENFASKLNPGDTFYFAGKMLEFVRIRDMILYVKKSTKKSSLIPAWVGGQMAISDLLCESLRKEIDICSELENYDYLNPELNSLRPILKKQRVLSNIPKKDEFLIEIYKTKDLSNLFVFTLDGKFVNEGIAFLWALRLAKLKQSTFSITANDFGFSLTTVDDYDFSIIKKEADYFLDNKKLEEDLENAINFSELTKRRFKNIAQISGLVNQNNPTKTKTSSQLQISSSLFYDVFTKYEEGHLLIKQSHQEVKEYQLENKRISRSLERLKNFKMLFNKIKTPTPFAFPLLVERLKNTLSNEPIEKRVEKLIKKYSD
- a CDS encoding ATP-dependent DNA ligase encodes the protein MSLKNFSELFVDLDSSNSTNNKIEVLKNYFLSNDPIDNSWAIYLLTGKNNKRFISGRYLKNLFSQIYEYPEWLIDTCYLKVGDSAEVITLLLKNKSTSRKKKLSNISLNELLSKTIPDLSKLNEEEKNLEIKNLWETLPEDNHLIFNKILTGTFRVGVSIGLITKSISKLINLDEEIISHRLMGNFDPSIDSYEFLINKNINLQELNSKPFPFLLANTIEDKILKHSINNFQFEWKYDGIRMQLIKRSGNVSLWTRGQELVNESFPELVEKMTHIKDDFVLDGELLVWNFKEQIAFDFSSLQKRINRKSPTRSIQIKYPIIFIAYDLLEINGRDIREIKLENRRIELEKYFSKWQNKTENNISDIFKISDLIYPKDWPDALTYKEKSRENNTEGLIIKKKTSIYASGRKKGIWWKYKVDPMQLDAVLIYAKGGSGRRAGLYTDYSFALWKDQELIKFASAYSGLTNIEIKELDKWIRKNTIEKFGPVRSLKPEMVFEISFEKIQISKRHKSGIAVRFPRITKWRKDKKINDADSLENAYELMKK
- a CDS encoding competence protein ComC, yielding MSIKKILNSLEKSWERDDILLKIKNGFNTDRIINEFIKNNEIQIKELNTLLRPEDIDLLNQVEQLSTCESKLINKIKGLNYLENNEKDHIINGQKILPSSRFSFDSISSFMINWSNKVVVIALITISAIALSKQAWT
- a CDS encoding CopG family transcriptional regulator, which encodes MENKVKRIGYLPRKRVLEIIDEISKSESISRSKVVGILVEEALDARGIANFGYSNISKSNLYKSGDYKEVQNENIHLKEAEDEFVDDSGYTVSSHKKLDRSISSADIELANKINILKESGLI